In the uncultured Methanobacterium sp. genome, one interval contains:
- the radA gene encoding DNA repair and recombination protein RadA, which produces MVELEDLPNVGEKTAQKLRDAGFADMMRLATATAKELSVKAEIGEGVAEKVIEAARKAEQIDFETALDVMERRKDVGHIITGSNGLDELIGGGIETQAITEVFGEFGSGKSQISHEIAVTVQLPPEKGGLCGECVFIDTENTFRPERIKQIAEGFTLDVEEVLGKIHIARAFNSAHQILMADKVNELIQKGVNIRLVIVDSLTSHFRAEYVGRESLATRQQKLNQHLHTLQNIANTYNVAVFVTNQVQARPDAFFGSPTKAIGGHVLGHASTYRIWLKKGLAGKRIARLVDSPHLPEGEAVFKVVTEGVVD; this is translated from the coding sequence ATGGTAGAACTGGAAGATTTACCCAATGTGGGAGAAAAAACCGCTCAAAAATTAAGAGATGCTGGTTTTGCAGATATGATGCGACTGGCCACAGCCACTGCCAAAGAACTCAGTGTTAAAGCTGAGATTGGTGAAGGAGTTGCAGAAAAGGTTATCGAAGCTGCGCGTAAGGCAGAACAGATTGATTTTGAAACAGCCCTGGATGTGATGGAACGCAGAAAAGATGTGGGCCACATAATCACGGGAAGCAATGGTCTAGACGAGTTAATTGGTGGAGGAATAGAAACACAGGCAATAACCGAGGTTTTCGGAGAATTCGGATCCGGTAAAAGTCAAATATCTCATGAAATTGCAGTTACAGTACAGTTACCCCCTGAAAAGGGAGGTTTATGTGGAGAATGTGTTTTTATAGACACTGAAAACACTTTCAGGCCAGAAAGGATAAAACAAATAGCGGAAGGGTTCACTCTAGATGTAGAGGAAGTTCTAGGTAAGATACATATTGCCAGAGCTTTTAATTCTGCCCACCAGATACTCATGGCCGATAAAGTCAACGAACTCATACAAAAAGGTGTGAATATTCGTTTGGTAATTGTTGATTCCCTTACTTCTCATTTCCGTGCAGAATATGTTGGAAGGGAGTCTTTAGCCACTAGACAACAAAAACTGAACCAGCACCTGCACACCCTGCAGAACATAGCAAACACCTACAACGTGGCCGTCTTTGTAACCAATCAGGTGCAGGCCCGTCCAGACGCCTTCTTCGGAAGCCCCACCAAGGCTATTGGAGGACACGTACTGGGACACGCATCCACCTACAGAATATGGCTCAAAAAAGGACTGGCAGGCAAACGTATTGCTCGATTAGTAGACAGTCCCCACCTGCCTGAGGGTGAAGCTGTGTTCAAGGTAGTTACCGAAGGGGTTGTTGATTAA
- a CDS encoding OB-fold nucleic acid binding domain-containing protein codes for MREMSQEIKDEYEKIKDKISYEDFLKKMEEYKKENADVSFIDDISIAHMVVGDFITEKNEPTEEVKDFWKIEELETGKQHLNLLGRVMSISNVKKFTSKRGKEGKLANLIIADATGRIRVVFWTENIKLLNKFQEGDVVQINDVEVKQGFREDEAHLNLQSSLEKLNPSDYPGLPPYNDKITPLNEVKGDMEVNVIARIIRIPRIRSFDRNGRDGKVASMELQDKSGSMQFTLWNKDTNLIEDLELKEGDAIKVIGAQGRARNGEVSLSHSWIGRIVKGDFDVPEYHEDIIKIGDAHEMRNITMVGLVNKVYDTITFERDDGSTGKVKSMELQDETGAIRLTLWNEDTEIDTKKGDILKIIGGNIEFDDYSGTNYRVNTNWNTKLINNPPIDQEMKDTLSEVGKYLKPMKINELNSIEDDGEEVDIVGRVVNLYEPNEFQRDDGTNGLVRTAEIADETGMVRVSLWDTKAEHPMKEGDALKIENARTRLGDYQVDLSVGKTSRLIEPTEEEIKGLPSLKDVESMIYQSKKIHELVEGDRDVSLFGRVLSVAEPTQFTKSDGSAGVVRSMEIADDSGVVRVSLWDDQANTTFKEGEAVKIENPRVNMRNNRIELSVSRTTIITKPNEDEASVPSLDEIEGKLYPSKNIGDIEEGDQSIKVTGEVVDIRGSKILFEMCPNCNKRVNWVDNAYICDICGEEIKKPNMLMIISLMLEDDTGTISITFFRNAAEEILGMTTAEAEEIIATTGDEGSLEEKVGDLVGRQITVIADASFDEYNEEVRLNARKMVDVKL; via the coding sequence ATGAGGGAAATGAGCCAAGAGATAAAGGACGAATATGAGAAAATTAAGGATAAAATCTCATATGAAGACTTCCTAAAAAAGATGGAAGAATATAAAAAAGAAAACGCAGATGTAAGCTTTATCGACGACATTAGTATAGCCCATATGGTAGTAGGAGATTTTATTACCGAAAAAAATGAACCCACAGAAGAAGTGAAGGATTTCTGGAAGATAGAAGAGCTAGAGACAGGCAAACAACACCTAAATCTACTGGGACGGGTAATGAGCATTTCCAATGTTAAAAAATTCACCAGTAAAAGAGGTAAAGAAGGAAAATTAGCAAATTTGATCATTGCTGATGCCACCGGAAGAATAAGAGTTGTTTTTTGGACTGAAAACATCAAATTATTGAATAAATTCCAGGAAGGTGATGTGGTTCAAATCAATGATGTGGAAGTGAAACAGGGGTTCCGTGAGGATGAAGCCCATCTCAACCTACAATCATCCCTTGAAAAACTAAACCCAAGTGATTATCCAGGTTTACCCCCATATAATGATAAAATAACTCCATTAAACGAAGTTAAAGGAGATATGGAAGTAAATGTGATTGCACGTATCATTCGAATTCCCAGGATAAGGTCCTTTGATCGGAATGGTCGAGATGGCAAAGTAGCCTCCATGGAACTGCAGGATAAGTCGGGCAGCATGCAGTTCACCCTGTGGAACAAAGACACCAACCTCATCGAGGACCTGGAACTTAAAGAAGGGGATGCCATCAAGGTAATTGGAGCTCAAGGCAGAGCTCGCAATGGGGAAGTATCCTTAAGCCATTCCTGGATTGGGAGAATAGTAAAAGGAGACTTTGACGTTCCAGAATACCACGAAGATATTATCAAAATCGGAGACGCCCATGAAATGAGGAATATCACCATGGTAGGTCTGGTTAATAAAGTTTATGACACCATAACCTTCGAACGAGACGATGGCAGCACCGGAAAAGTGAAATCCATGGAACTACAGGATGAAACTGGTGCCATTCGCCTTACACTGTGGAATGAAGACACTGAAATCGATACTAAAAAAGGAGACATCCTGAAAATCATAGGGGGTAACATTGAATTCGACGATTATTCCGGCACCAATTACCGTGTGAACACCAACTGGAACACCAAACTCATCAACAACCCTCCAATAGACCAAGAAATGAAAGATACTTTGAGTGAAGTTGGTAAATATCTCAAACCCATGAAAATCAACGAGTTAAATAGTATAGAGGATGATGGGGAAGAAGTGGATATTGTTGGACGGGTGGTTAATCTTTATGAACCTAACGAGTTTCAGCGAGACGATGGCACCAATGGTCTGGTGAGAACTGCAGAAATTGCCGATGAGACTGGAATGGTGCGAGTTTCCCTGTGGGATACTAAAGCAGAACATCCCATGAAAGAGGGAGATGCTCTTAAAATTGAAAACGCACGCACCCGCCTGGGTGATTACCAGGTGGATCTCAGTGTGGGTAAAACTTCCAGACTAATTGAACCCACAGAAGAAGAAATAAAAGGCCTGCCATCTCTAAAAGATGTTGAATCAATGATCTACCAGAGTAAAAAGATTCACGAGCTGGTTGAAGGCGACCGGGATGTAAGCCTATTCGGCAGGGTTTTAAGTGTGGCAGAACCCACTCAGTTCACTAAAAGTGATGGTAGTGCAGGTGTGGTTCGTTCAATGGAAATTGCCGACGATAGTGGAGTGGTTCGAGTTTCACTCTGGGATGATCAGGCCAACACCACCTTTAAAGAAGGTGAAGCTGTTAAAATTGAGAATCCAAGGGTTAACATGCGAAACAATCGTATAGAACTCAGTGTAAGTAGAACCACTATTATAACCAAACCCAATGAAGATGAAGCATCGGTTCCCAGTTTGGATGAGATAGAAGGAAAATTATACCCCTCCAAAAATATTGGAGATATTGAAGAAGGGGATCAGAGCATAAAGGTAACTGGAGAAGTAGTAGACATTCGAGGTAGCAAGATACTCTTTGAAATGTGTCCTAACTGTAACAAACGAGTTAACTGGGTGGATAATGCTTACATCTGTGACATCTGTGGTGAAGAAATCAAAAAACCAAACATGCTAATGATCATCAGCCTCATGCTGGAGGATGATACTGGGACCATAAGTATAACTTTCTTCCGTAATGCCGCCGAGGAAATTCTGGGCATGACTACTGCTGAAGCCGAAGAGATCATTGCCACCACTGGAGATGAAGGATCCCTTGAAGAGAAAGTAGGCGATCTGGTGGGTAGACAAATCACAGTGATCGCCGATGCAAGCTTCGACGAATATAATGAGGAAGTACGTTTAAACGCCAGGAAAATGGTGGACGTTAAACTTTAA
- a CDS encoding MarR family transcriptional regulator — MNQELELVESMDKLSDLMRKFQTQLRTGDLKEYTLRQLYYIELIDKNQGIRVSELSKKLDVKKSTVSVAINQLIDLGIVIKIQSNADKRFYSLQLTPKGNQIMEMHKQVHKNTIKKISKILNPEEVEIFVKIVNKITISELGFSK; from the coding sequence ATGAATCAGGAGCTTGAACTGGTAGAATCAATGGATAAATTAAGCGATTTAATGAGAAAATTCCAAACACAACTTCGAACAGGAGATTTGAAAGAATACACGCTACGGCAACTGTACTACATAGAATTAATCGATAAAAACCAGGGAATAAGAGTTTCTGAACTATCTAAAAAACTGGATGTGAAAAAATCAACTGTTTCGGTAGCCATCAACCAGTTAATCGATCTGGGAATTGTGATCAAAATTCAATCCAATGCAGATAAACGTTTTTACTCTCTGCAGTTAACACCTAAAGGCAATCAAATAATGGAAATGCACAAACAAGTTCATAAAAATACTATAAAGAAGATTTCGAAGATTTTAAACCCTGAAGAAGTGGAAATTTTCGTTAAAATTGTAAACAAAATAACCATTTCCGAATTAGGGTTTTCAAAATAA